In a single window of the Caulobacter soli genome:
- a CDS encoding DUF1656 domain-containing protein: protein MIGEINLDGVLLSSVLVSALIALVAAFVLRRLLSWAGAYRFVWHPALFDTALFVILWAAVIAVPLPIDL, encoded by the coding sequence ATGATCGGCGAGATCAACCTCGACGGCGTCCTGCTGTCCTCCGTCCTCGTCTCGGCCCTGATCGCCCTGGTCGCCGCCTTCGTGCTGCGCCGGCTGCTGTCGTGGGCCGGCGCCTATCGCTTCGTCTGGCACCCGGCGCTGTTCGACACCGCCCTGTTCGTCATCCTCTGGGCCGCGGTCATCGCGGTCCCCCTGCCGATCGATCTGTAA
- a CDS encoding SDR family NAD(P)-dependent oxidoreductase, whose translation MDLKLKDRRALVTGSSSGIGEAIARLLAQEGAAVVVHGRNRERAEKVTAEIKAAGVAIGDLSTDEGAAAVHEQARAALGGNIEILINNAGGSSTGNTSKPPLDIGVADWISNYNANALASVRLVLLAVPDMVTARFGRVIQVSSAVAIQPNNLGTDYSAAKAALNNFTVSLAGSLKGVGVTVNTVTPGVIMVDGLIRYGRHRYNDPDMTIEELTQRLAGEKVFDLPPVGRLGAPEEVALVACTLASPALGYVTGSNYRVDGGQVRSVV comes from the coding sequence ATGGATCTCAAGCTCAAGGACCGGCGCGCGCTCGTCACCGGCAGCAGCAGCGGGATCGGCGAGGCCATCGCCCGCCTGCTGGCCCAGGAAGGCGCGGCCGTGGTGGTCCATGGCCGCAACCGCGAACGCGCCGAAAAGGTCACCGCCGAGATCAAGGCCGCGGGCGTGGCGATCGGCGACCTGTCGACCGACGAGGGCGCCGCCGCCGTCCACGAGCAGGCCCGCGCGGCCCTGGGCGGCAATATCGAGATCCTGATCAACAACGCCGGCGGCAGTTCGACGGGCAACACCTCCAAGCCGCCGCTCGACATCGGCGTGGCCGACTGGATTTCCAACTACAACGCCAACGCCCTGGCCTCCGTGCGCCTGGTGCTGCTGGCCGTGCCCGACATGGTGACCGCCCGGTTCGGACGGGTCATCCAGGTGTCGAGCGCCGTGGCCATCCAGCCCAACAATCTTGGTACGGACTATTCGGCGGCGAAGGCGGCGCTGAACAACTTCACCGTCAGCCTGGCCGGGTCGCTGAAGGGCGTCGGCGTCACCGTCAACACCGTCACCCCCGGGGTGATCATGGTGGACGGCCTGATCCGCTACGGCCGCCATCGCTACAACGATCCGGACATGACGATCGAGGAGCTGACCCAGCGCCTGGCCGGCGAGAAGGTCTTCGACCTGCCGCCGGTCGGCCGGCTGGGCGCGCCCGAGGAAGTGGCCCTGGTCGCCTGCACCCTGGCCAGCCCGGCGCTGGGCTACGTCACCGGCTCGAACTATCGCGTCGACGGCGGCCAGGTCCGCTCGGTCGTTTGA
- a CDS encoding helix-turn-helix transcriptional regulator has product MLSGDDAANLIEPLIAGMVEDPPWSTFILRLRRRVGADYASLTFRPLRDGAPHNRVVHLASGRQSPPIIAQLYRDSLYKSDPLPYHDMADGRVYALAELLREGDPRHDAYRAQLLSPSGMNVLRIMRVVEASGVGAWLTLSRRKREFAPEDDALMAALAPYLRAALASYVALERERMTASVANEAVRRMNFGWLTLDAEGRILDVDAHGQALLADGTVLTRGRGDKLAARDAAVGRDIAAALKALGADRQSRPRAIVLSREPWLDMLLVKAAKVAAGATRPAPTLVAYVHSDQWSSADRCEQLGQLFDLTPRQAGLALALSRGMSIAEAAAELGLSVESARTYSKRIYAKTGARGQADLVRFVHRSVLAIA; this is encoded by the coding sequence GTGCTGAGCGGCGACGACGCGGCCAATCTGATCGAACCGCTGATCGCGGGCATGGTGGAAGACCCTCCGTGGTCCACCTTCATCCTGCGGCTGCGGCGGCGCGTGGGGGCTGACTACGCCAGCCTGACGTTCCGGCCGCTGAGGGACGGCGCGCCGCATAACCGCGTCGTGCACCTGGCCTCGGGCCGCCAGTCGCCGCCGATCATCGCCCAGCTCTATCGCGACAGCCTCTACAAGAGCGACCCCCTGCCCTATCACGACATGGCCGACGGGCGGGTCTACGCGCTGGCCGAGCTGCTGCGCGAGGGCGATCCGCGCCACGACGCCTATCGCGCGCAGCTGCTGTCGCCCAGCGGCATGAACGTCCTGCGCATCATGCGCGTGGTCGAGGCCAGCGGCGTCGGCGCCTGGCTGACCCTGTCGCGCCGCAAGCGCGAGTTCGCCCCCGAGGACGACGCCCTGATGGCCGCCCTGGCGCCCTATCTGCGCGCGGCCCTGGCCAGCTATGTCGCCCTGGAGCGCGAACGGATGACCGCCTCGGTCGCCAACGAGGCCGTGCGCCGCATGAACTTCGGCTGGCTGACCCTGGACGCCGAGGGCCGTATCCTCGACGTCGACGCCCACGGCCAGGCCCTGCTGGCGGACGGGACCGTCCTGACCCGTGGTCGCGGCGACAAGCTGGCCGCCCGCGACGCCGCCGTGGGCCGCGACATCGCCGCCGCCCTCAAGGCTCTGGGCGCCGACCGCCAATCGCGCCCCCGCGCCATCGTGCTCAGCCGCGAACCCTGGCTCGACATGCTGCTGGTCAAGGCCGCCAAGGTCGCCGCCGGCGCGACCCGCCCCGCCCCGACGCTGGTGGCCTACGTCCATTCCGACCAATGGTCGTCCGCCGACCGCTGCGAACAGCTGGGCCAGCTGTTCGACCTGACGCCCCGCCAGGCCGGCCTCGCCCTGGCCCTCAGCCGAGGCATGTCGATCGCCGAAGCGGCCGCCGAACTGGGCCTGAGCGTGGAGTCCGCCCGCACCTATTCCAAGCGCATCTACGCCAAGACCGGCGCGCGCGGCCAGGCCGACCTGGTCCGCTTCGTCCACCGCAGCGTGCTGGCCATCGCGTGA
- a CDS encoding pentapeptide repeat-containing protein codes for MNEQTPDQTMTREDIAGLRGQADVVLVERDLDALDLSNLDLGGFRFERCTFRNTDFTGCQLEYASFSHCKGGGANFTAAKLASAVFRSSDLHNGRFIGTSLAECQFVGCKLMGADFSRSRNVGLVFLETNLGSAHLAGMSFRKQTLERIDFSLADLSACDFRDAVFEDCSLRDTHLLNARFEGADLRGADLGGVRLNDARKFKGAFISRAQASALLAEMGLNVR; via the coding sequence GTGAACGAGCAGACGCCCGATCAGACGATGACGCGGGAAGACATCGCCGGCCTGCGCGGCCAGGCCGACGTCGTGCTGGTGGAGCGTGATCTCGACGCGCTGGACCTGTCGAACCTGGATCTCGGCGGCTTTCGTTTCGAGCGCTGCACCTTCAGGAACACCGACTTCACCGGATGCCAGCTCGAATATGCCAGCTTCAGCCACTGCAAGGGCGGCGGCGCGAACTTCACCGCCGCCAAGCTGGCCTCGGCGGTCTTCCGGTCCAGCGACCTGCACAACGGCCGCTTCATCGGAACCAGCCTGGCGGAATGCCAGTTCGTGGGCTGCAAGCTGATGGGCGCGGACTTCTCGCGCTCGCGCAATGTCGGCCTGGTGTTCCTGGAGACCAATCTCGGCTCCGCGCACCTGGCGGGCATGTCGTTTCGCAAGCAGACACTGGAGCGGATCGATTTCAGCTTGGCCGACCTCTCGGCCTGCGATTTCCGCGACGCGGTGTTCGAGGACTGCAGCTTGCGCGACACTCACCTGCTGAACGCCCGCTTCGAAGGCGCCGACCTGCGCGGCGCCGACCTCGGCGGCGTGCGCCTGAACGACGCCCGCAAGTTCAAAGGCGCCTTCATTTCCCGCGCCCAAGCCAGCGCCCTGCTGGCCGAAATGGGCCTGAACGTCCGCTAG
- a CDS encoding response regulator, translating into MAIGPSSQEIRVLVVDDHPMLREGVAAVLALQPDMVLIGEAENGAEAVARHRELRPDVTLMDLQMPGMSGLEAIEAIRAEFPAARIVVLTTYAGDVQALRALKAGATGYLLKSTLRRELLDTIRNVHAGRRHLHPEIAHEIAVHAIDEALSEREIHVLRLVAAGRANKQIAWDLSLSEDTVKAHLKSIFAKLDVADRTHAVTVAARRGVIEI; encoded by the coding sequence ATGGCGATCGGCCCGAGCAGTCAGGAGATCCGCGTCCTGGTCGTCGACGACCATCCGATGCTGCGCGAAGGCGTGGCCGCGGTCCTGGCGCTGCAGCCGGACATGGTGCTGATCGGCGAGGCCGAGAATGGCGCCGAAGCGGTGGCCCGCCATCGCGAGCTGCGGCCCGACGTCACCCTGATGGACCTGCAGATGCCCGGCATGAGCGGCCTGGAGGCGATCGAGGCGATCCGCGCCGAGTTTCCGGCCGCCCGGATCGTGGTGCTGACCACCTATGCCGGCGACGTGCAGGCCCTGCGCGCCCTGAAGGCCGGCGCGACCGGCTATCTGCTCAAGAGCACCCTGCGTCGCGAACTGCTCGACACGATCCGCAACGTCCATGCCGGCCGCCGCCACCTGCACCCCGAGATCGCCCACGAGATCGCCGTCCACGCCATCGACGAAGCCCTGAGCGAGCGCGAGATCCACGTGCTGCGCCTGGTCGCCGCCGGACGCGCCAACAAGCAGATCGCCTGGGACCTGTCGCTGTCGGAAGACACCGTGAAGGCCCACCTGAAGAGCATCTTCGCCAAGCTGGACGTCGCCGATCGCACCCACGCGGTCACCGTGGCGGCCAGGCGCGGCGTCATCGAGATCTGA
- a CDS encoding SMP-30/gluconolactonase/LRE family protein, producing the protein MTSTLPMTRRGAAAAILALAAAPALSKAATPYPVVGKVERLDPALDALVDADAPVEQVMDGFTWSEGPVWVGGKDGYLLVSDVPGNRIHRWSPARGDEIWLAPSGYAGPETGSLREAGSNGLIVARGGLVIGDSGNRCVSFIDLKTRKKTVLAASFEGKRLNSPNDLVLARDGAIYFTDPPWGLKGDWSSPYRQTDYSGVYRLGADNVVTLIDKTIEPNGIGLSPDGKTLYGTDRKTGWVAWDLDAKGAPTARRSFVDRATTGIDGGDGLKVDRGGNLWASSQDGISIFTPAGQRIGIIRADDVISNCELAADGHLYMSSNHRVLRVKVKARKLAA; encoded by the coding sequence ATGACCTCAACCCTGCCAATGACGCGTCGCGGCGCGGCCGCCGCGATCCTGGCCCTGGCCGCCGCGCCGGCCCTGTCCAAGGCGGCGACGCCCTACCCCGTGGTCGGCAAGGTCGAGCGCCTCGACCCGGCCCTGGACGCCCTGGTCGACGCCGACGCGCCGGTCGAGCAGGTGATGGACGGCTTCACCTGGAGCGAGGGCCCTGTCTGGGTGGGCGGCAAGGACGGCTACCTGCTGGTCTCCGACGTGCCGGGCAACAGGATCCATCGCTGGTCGCCGGCGCGGGGCGACGAGATCTGGCTGGCGCCCTCGGGCTATGCCGGGCCGGAGACGGGCAGCCTGCGCGAGGCCGGCTCGAACGGCCTGATCGTGGCGCGCGGCGGTTTGGTGATCGGCGACAGCGGCAACCGCTGCGTCTCGTTCATCGACCTGAAGACCAGGAAGAAGACGGTGCTGGCCGCCAGCTTCGAGGGCAAGCGCCTCAACAGCCCCAACGACCTGGTCCTGGCCCGCGACGGCGCGATCTATTTCACCGATCCCCCGTGGGGCTTGAAGGGCGACTGGAGCTCGCCCTATCGCCAGACCGACTATTCGGGCGTCTATCGCCTGGGGGCCGACAATGTCGTGACCCTGATCGACAAGACCATCGAGCCCAACGGCATCGGCCTGTCGCCCGACGGCAAGACCCTCTACGGCACCGATCGCAAAACCGGCTGGGTCGCCTGGGACCTGGACGCCAAGGGCGCGCCGACCGCCCGCCGGTCGTTCGTCGACCGCGCCACGACCGGCATCGACGGCGGCGACGGCCTGAAGGTCGACCGGGGCGGCAACCTGTGGGCCTCGAGCCAGGACGGCATTTCGATCTTCACCCCGGCCGGCCAGCGGATCGGGATCATCCGGGCCGACGACGTGATCTCCAACTGCGAGCTGGCCGCCGACGGCCATCTCTACATGTCGTCCAACCACCGCGTGCTGCGGGTGAAGGTGAAGGCCCGCAAGCTGGCGGCCTGA
- a CDS encoding MarR family winged helix-turn-helix transcriptional regulator translates to MTLPPRLLDERTFAGSLLRLARIYRREVNRILVEHHLSDARALPVLYIARSGGGMRQGHLAEELGVEGPSLVRVLDQLCAAGLVERRDDPKDGRAKTLHLTPEGDALAVIIEDAIQDLRTRFLADVSTEDLAAAVRVFTVFEAALEAAASASGQEG, encoded by the coding sequence ATGACCCTGCCGCCCCGCCTCCTCGACGAACGCACCTTCGCAGGTTCGCTGCTGCGCCTGGCCCGGATCTACCGGCGCGAGGTCAACCGCATCCTGGTCGAGCACCATCTGTCGGACGCCCGGGCCCTGCCGGTTCTGTATATCGCCCGCTCGGGCGGCGGCATGCGTCAGGGTCACCTGGCCGAGGAGCTGGGCGTGGAGGGCCCGTCCCTGGTTCGCGTCCTGGACCAGTTGTGCGCCGCCGGCCTGGTCGAGCGCCGCGACGATCCCAAGGACGGTCGCGCCAAGACCTTGCATCTGACGCCCGAGGGCGACGCGCTGGCGGTGATTATCGAGGACGCCATCCAGGATCTGCGCACGCGGTTCCTGGCGGATGTCAGCACCGAGGATCTCGCCGCCGCCGTCCGTGTCTTCACCGTATTCGAAGCGGCGCTCGAAGCCGCCGCCTCCGCCAGCGGCCAGGAGGGCTGA
- a CDS encoding FUSC family protein, whose amino-acid sequence MPKLDRWTLLFSVNSFAAAMLALYIGFALGLPRPYWAMTTAYIVSQPLAGAVRSKAVYRLLGTLLGAAAAVAMVPNLVNAPVLLCLAMALWVGGCLTISLLDRTPRSYILMLAGYTAAIIGFPAVNQPGGIFEIAVSRVIEIGLGILCATLVHSLVFPRPVGTVLRQRLAAWLGEADRWALDVLKGRGAEALDRDRRHLAAAASEIHLLAVHLPFDTSRLRETTGAVRAFHDRMLLLIPLLSGLADRMAALKDVSDPAVREVLDAVAAWIEAGAAREPGLALVERLRNLAGARRDADWSGLLIESLLARLAEAVQALNEAHALMVRLCDPDAPLSPALETAAATAGRRKLHADLPLALLSGGAAVIAILLSCVAWIGFGWGDGAAAPVMGAVFCCFFAAMDDPVPAIKNFGLYSLLSLPLAAFYMFAILPAIDGFPLLVAVMAPPLIVLGLFIPNPKTMGAALAVIMGFANAMALQESFSADFASFLNGNLGQFVGLLAAIMVTAGLRSMGADASARRLLGRTWTGLARLARAKAAPEPTAFAGLLVDRLGLLTPKLAETNARGDLIGVDALRDLRVGMNLVAVQAARPALFPRTSIDAALDGVGQRFAALAAGRAPPADADLLDRLDAALRDTVGTSSAATVQGLTGLVGLRRNLFPDAPAPDLIPEPAR is encoded by the coding sequence ATGCCAAAGCTCGACAGATGGACGCTGCTGTTCTCGGTGAACAGTTTCGCGGCGGCCATGCTCGCCCTCTATATCGGTTTCGCCCTGGGCCTTCCCCGGCCGTACTGGGCGATGACGACCGCCTATATCGTCAGCCAGCCGCTGGCCGGGGCCGTGCGCTCCAAGGCTGTCTATCGCCTGCTGGGCACCCTGCTGGGCGCCGCCGCCGCCGTGGCCATGGTCCCCAACCTGGTCAACGCCCCGGTGCTGCTGTGCCTGGCCATGGCCCTGTGGGTCGGGGGCTGCCTGACCATCTCGCTGCTGGACCGCACGCCGCGCTCCTACATCCTGATGCTGGCCGGCTACACCGCCGCCATCATCGGCTTCCCGGCCGTCAACCAGCCCGGCGGCATCTTCGAGATCGCGGTCTCGCGGGTGATCGAGATCGGCCTGGGCATCCTCTGCGCCACCCTGGTCCATAGCTTGGTCTTCCCGCGCCCGGTCGGGACCGTGCTGCGCCAGCGTCTGGCCGCCTGGCTGGGCGAGGCCGACCGCTGGGCGCTGGACGTGCTGAAGGGCCGGGGCGCCGAGGCCCTGGACCGCGACCGCCGCCATCTGGCCGCCGCCGCCAGCGAGATCCACCTGCTGGCCGTGCACCTGCCGTTCGACACCTCGCGACTGCGCGAGACCACCGGTGCGGTGCGCGCCTTCCACGACCGCATGCTGCTGCTGATCCCGCTGCTGTCGGGCCTGGCCGACCGCATGGCGGCGTTGAAGGACGTATCCGATCCAGCCGTCCGCGAGGTTTTGGACGCCGTCGCCGCCTGGATCGAGGCCGGCGCCGCGCGCGAGCCGGGCCTGGCCCTCGTCGAACGCCTGCGCAACCTGGCTGGCGCTCGCCGTGACGCCGACTGGTCGGGCCTGCTGATCGAAAGCCTGCTGGCGCGCCTGGCCGAGGCCGTCCAGGCCTTGAACGAGGCCCACGCCCTGATGGTCCGGCTGTGCGATCCCGACGCGCCGCTGTCGCCCGCCCTGGAGACCGCCGCCGCCACGGCCGGCCGTCGCAAGCTGCACGCCGACCTGCCCCTGGCCCTGCTGTCGGGCGGCGCGGCGGTGATCGCTATCCTGCTGTCATGCGTGGCCTGGATCGGCTTCGGCTGGGGCGACGGCGCGGCGGCTCCGGTGATGGGCGCGGTGTTCTGCTGCTTCTTCGCGGCGATGGACGACCCCGTGCCGGCCATCAAGAATTTCGGCCTCTATTCGCTGCTCTCCCTGCCGCTGGCCGCGTTCTACATGTTCGCGATCCTGCCGGCGATCGACGGCTTCCCGCTGCTGGTGGCCGTGATGGCCCCGCCGCTGATCGTGCTGGGCCTGTTCATTCCCAACCCCAAGACCATGGGCGCGGCCCTGGCGGTGATCATGGGCTTCGCCAACGCCATGGCCCTGCAGGAGAGTTTCAGCGCCGACTTCGCCAGCTTCCTCAATGGCAACCTCGGACAGTTTGTCGGCCTGCTGGCGGCGATCATGGTCACGGCCGGCCTGCGCTCGATGGGCGCCGACGCCAGCGCCCGGCGCCTGCTGGGCCGCACCTGGACGGGCCTGGCCCGCCTGGCCCGCGCCAAGGCCGCGCCGGAGCCGACCGCCTTCGCCGGCTTGCTGGTCGATCGCCTGGGCCTGCTGACCCCCAAGCTGGCCGAGACCAACGCGCGCGGCGATCTCATCGGCGTCGACGCCCTGCGCGATCTGCGGGTCGGCATGAACCTCGTCGCCGTCCAGGCCGCGCGGCCCGCGCTTTTCCCGCGCACGAGTATCGACGCCGCCCTCGACGGGGTGGGGCAGCGCTTCGCCGCCCTGGCCGCCGGGCGCGCGCCCCCGGCGGACGCCGACCTGCTGGACCGCCTGGACGCCGCCCTGCGCGACACGGTCGGAACCTCGTCCGCCGCGACCGTTCAAGGCCTGACCGGACTGGTCGGTCTGCGCCGCAACCTGTTCCCCGACGCCCCCGCGCCAGACCTCATTCCGGAGCCCGCCCGATGA
- a CDS encoding phosphoglycerate dehydrogenase, translating into MSPSRKVVVTQRFFDDQALAYLRDRDCVVEIASLPPGKADGDLDHDALVALLAGAAGWIVGHARVTRALLEALPDLQIVSRRGVGYERVDLEAARDLGRVVAIAAGGNDASVADHVIGLMLAVARRFRESQQRMLEGDWSILMGSDLCEKTVGVVGLGRIGKSVVKRLSGFDCNVLVHTTRPDPDYARATGVDYVDLPDLLRRSDYVTLHAPLTPQTRFLIDATAIETMKPGAILINTARGGLVEDAHLLQALRAGRLAGAGLDVYVSESDPSYKPVSQALLALPNVVGAPHSGASSREGLDRTNMVAARSVVAVLDGGDPPPECVVADGRPGR; encoded by the coding sequence ATGTCCCCGTCCCGCAAGGTCGTCGTCACTCAACGCTTCTTCGACGATCAAGCTCTGGCCTATCTGCGGGACCGGGATTGCGTGGTGGAGATCGCTTCGCTGCCGCCAGGCAAGGCCGACGGCGATCTGGACCATGACGCCCTGGTCGCGCTGTTGGCGGGAGCGGCGGGCTGGATCGTCGGCCATGCACGCGTGACGCGGGCCCTCCTGGAGGCGTTGCCCGATCTTCAAATTGTCTCGCGGCGCGGCGTTGGCTACGAACGTGTCGACTTGGAGGCGGCGCGGGATCTTGGCCGGGTGGTCGCCATCGCCGCGGGCGGCAACGACGCGTCGGTCGCCGACCACGTGATCGGCCTGATGCTGGCGGTCGCCCGCCGCTTCCGCGAATCCCAACAGCGGATGCTGGAAGGCGACTGGTCGATTCTAATGGGTTCGGACCTTTGCGAGAAGACCGTCGGCGTCGTCGGCCTGGGTCGGATCGGCAAGAGCGTCGTCAAGCGCCTGTCGGGCTTCGACTGCAACGTGCTGGTTCACACCACGCGGCCGGACCCCGACTACGCGCGCGCCACGGGCGTGGACTATGTCGACCTGCCCGACCTGCTCCGACGCAGCGACTACGTCACTCTGCACGCGCCGCTGACACCCCAGACCAGGTTCCTGATCGACGCGACAGCCATTGAGACGATGAAGCCGGGAGCAATCCTGATCAATACGGCGCGCGGCGGCCTGGTCGAGGACGCCCACCTGCTGCAGGCCCTGCGCGCCGGACGGCTGGCCGGTGCGGGTCTGGATGTCTATGTCAGCGAGAGTGATCCCAGTTACAAGCCGGTTTCCCAGGCCTTGCTGGCCCTGCCCAACGTGGTCGGCGCGCCGCACTCGGGCGCCTCGTCGCGCGAGGGCCTGGATCGAACCAACATGGTGGCGGCCCGCTCGGTCGTCGCTGTCCTTGACGGTGGCGATCCCCCGCCGGAGTGTGTGGTCGCCGACGGTCGTCCCGGCCGCTGA
- a CDS encoding helix-turn-helix domain-containing protein, which translates to MIVRSVAEKDVAELASLFIAPPNPGKWKVAAAEIRLPEPLLDVTPVAPRADVLIVRMQLNDYPRHRYWEDGMTTPVRDVAAGEILFHDLRRGPRMVLDQPYHALHVHIPRAAFDAIAADSNAAPIRDFDYAPGVGFDDPTIAGLGTSILAGLGDSAVRNQPLVDHLILAMAAHVATRYGGMAPMSRGARGGLAPWQTRRAKEILSANLDGAVPLTEVARQCGLSVGHFSRSFRQSFGTTPHQWLVQRRLDAAKDLIRSCRMPLSNVALSCGFADQSHLTRVFTREVGASPAAWRREVQQ; encoded by the coding sequence ATGATCGTTCGTAGCGTTGCGGAAAAGGATGTGGCCGAGCTGGCGAGCCTCTTCATCGCCCCTCCCAATCCGGGCAAGTGGAAGGTCGCCGCCGCCGAGATCCGGTTGCCCGAGCCGCTGCTCGACGTCACCCCCGTCGCGCCCCGCGCCGACGTCCTGATCGTCCGGATGCAGCTGAACGACTATCCCCGGCACCGCTACTGGGAAGATGGCATGACGACGCCGGTTCGCGACGTGGCGGCCGGCGAGATTCTGTTTCACGACCTGCGGCGCGGCCCGCGCATGGTGCTGGACCAGCCCTATCACGCGCTGCACGTCCACATTCCGCGCGCCGCCTTCGACGCGATCGCCGCCGATTCCAACGCCGCCCCGATCCGGGATTTCGACTACGCGCCGGGCGTCGGCTTCGACGATCCGACGATCGCGGGCCTGGGGACGTCGATCCTTGCCGGCCTGGGGGACAGCGCTGTCCGCAACCAGCCGTTGGTCGACCACCTGATCCTGGCCATGGCCGCCCATGTGGCGACCCGCTATGGCGGCATGGCGCCGATGTCGCGGGGCGCGCGCGGCGGCTTGGCCCCGTGGCAGACCCGGCGGGCCAAGGAGATCCTCAGCGCCAATCTCGACGGGGCGGTGCCGCTGACCGAGGTGGCGCGCCAGTGCGGCCTGTCGGTGGGTCACTTCTCGCGGTCGTTCCGCCAGTCGTTCGGCACCACGCCGCACCAGTGGCTGGTCCAGCGACGCCTCGACGCGGCCAAGGACCTGATCCGCTCGTGCCGGATGCCGCTGTCGAACGTGGCGCTGAGCTGCGGCTTCGCCGACCAGAGCCACCTGACCCGGGTCTTCACCCGCGAGGTCGGCGCCAGCCCCGCGGCCTGGCGCCGCGAGGTCCAGCAGTAA
- a CDS encoding sensor histidine kinase, giving the protein MKTALFQTDLFWALGVLALAGLFWGLHALRARHLSSRVQDRMARREQVARESHDILLQDVQGLTLRLQSVVEQIPTDLPARQALESALDRADDVIVEGRDRARSLRADGPGDMNETLADLVERLDLTSTVKARMVVEGTPWRLHAPVREAIERIASEALCNTRRHAGARHLEIDLSYGRNALDLRVLDDGVGLDQTVLDGGHQGLTGMNERARKIHGAFEIRSRPGAGTEIALTVPGSVAYLDPGKRAWLFAQRRAPSTEI; this is encoded by the coding sequence ATGAAGACGGCCCTTTTCCAGACCGATCTGTTTTGGGCGCTGGGCGTCCTGGCGCTGGCTGGCCTGTTCTGGGGTCTTCACGCCCTGCGAGCCCGCCACCTGTCGAGCCGTGTCCAGGACCGCATGGCGCGCCGCGAACAGGTCGCGCGCGAGTCGCACGACATCCTGCTGCAGGATGTTCAGGGCCTGACCCTGCGCCTGCAGTCGGTGGTCGAGCAGATCCCCACCGACCTGCCGGCCCGCCAGGCCCTGGAAAGCGCGCTGGATCGCGCCGACGACGTCATCGTCGAGGGCCGCGACCGGGCCAGGAGCCTGCGCGCCGACGGGCCCGGCGACATGAACGAGACCCTCGCCGACCTCGTCGAGCGGCTTGACCTGACCTCGACCGTCAAGGCGCGGATGGTGGTCGAGGGAACGCCCTGGCGTCTGCACGCGCCGGTCCGCGAGGCGATCGAGCGGATCGCGTCCGAGGCCCTGTGCAATACCCGGCGCCACGCTGGAGCGCGCCATCTCGAGATCGACCTCAGCTATGGCCGGAACGCCTTGGACCTGAGAGTCCTCGACGACGGCGTGGGCCTGGACCAGACCGTGCTCGACGGCGGCCACCAGGGCTTGACCGGCATGAACGAGCGGGCGCGCAAGATCCACGGCGCGTTCGAAATTCGCAGCCGCCCCGGGGCCGGAACCGAGATCGCGTTGACCGTGCCCGGTTCGGTCGCCTACCTCGATCCCGGCAAGCGCGCCTGGCTCTTCGCCCAGCGCCGCGCCCCGTCGACGGAGATCTGA
- a CDS encoding outer membrane beta-barrel protein — protein sequence MVRSLRKSGVLAGAIAAGAALVALASSAHAQAVQDRYWLQVQAFWPDINTTASVSSKNGAVGTKIDLESDLKLKDRKSLPAVFAGARIGERWSIIGEYYALNRSASASSGRDITFDDVTFPVGRTIDSAFDTDVYRLAVGYSFVRNDKADLGVAVGLHVTQFKIELEGEGRIGNASIQSQVRKRDALAPLPTLGLYGAYQATPRLTLNGRVDYLSLKVSDYDGRLVNAQVSASYRVFDNVGVGVMYRYVDYDLNIKKKLWNGELAYKFKGPAIFLEAAF from the coding sequence ATGGTCCGATCGCTCAGGAAGTCCGGCGTTTTGGCGGGAGCGATAGCGGCGGGGGCCGCGCTCGTCGCCCTGGCCTCATCCGCCCACGCCCAGGCGGTGCAGGACCGCTACTGGCTGCAGGTCCAGGCCTTCTGGCCGGACATCAACACCACCGCCAGCGTGTCGTCCAAGAACGGCGCGGTGGGCACCAAGATCGACCTGGAATCCGACCTCAAGCTCAAGGATCGCAAGTCGCTGCCCGCCGTCTTCGCCGGGGCCAGGATTGGTGAGCGCTGGTCGATCATCGGCGAATATTACGCGCTCAATCGCAGCGCCTCGGCCAGTTCCGGCCGGGACATCACGTTCGACGACGTGACCTTTCCGGTCGGCCGCACCATCGACAGCGCGTTCGACACCGACGTCTATCGCCTGGCGGTCGGCTATTCCTTCGTCCGCAACGACAAGGCCGACCTGGGCGTCGCCGTCGGCCTGCACGTCACCCAGTTCAAGATCGAACTGGAAGGCGAGGGCCGCATCGGGAACGCCTCGATCCAAAGCCAGGTCCGCAAGCGTGACGCCCTGGCGCCTCTGCCGACACTGGGCCTGTACGGCGCGTACCAGGCTACGCCGAGGCTGACCCTGAACGGACGGGTCGACTACCTGTCGCTGAAGGTCTCCGACTATGACGGCCGCCTGGTCAACGCCCAGGTCAGCGCCTCGTATCGCGTGTTCGACAATGTCGGGGTCGGCGTCATGTACCGCTATGTCGACTACGATCTGAACATCAAGAAGAAGCTCTGGAACGGCGAGTTGGCCTACAAGTTCAAGGGCCCGGCGATCTTCCTGGAGGCCGCGTTCTAG